AGCTTGAGCGTTTGGAAAACCAGTTCAAGCCCCTTGTGTTGAAAGCAAAGACTTACGGGGTGGCCCTCCGGATCGGGACCAACCACGGATCCCTTTCCGACCGTATTATGAATCGATTTGGGGATACTCCTGAAGGAATGGTTGAGTCTGCCCTTGAATTTGTTCGGATTTGTGAACGCCACCATTTTGATCAAATTGTTCTGTCCATGAAGTCTTCCAATCCGCTGGTGATGATTCAAACCTACCGTCTTTTGGCGGCACGGATGGCCCAGGAAAATATGGATTACCCCTTCCATCTTGGGGTGACCGAAGCTGGGGATGGGGAAGATGGTCGAGTGAAATCTGCCATTGGCATCGGATCCTTACTGGAGGATGGTATTGGAGATACCATCAGGGTTTCTTTAACCGAGGATCCCGTGGCTGAGGTCCCTGTGGGGTTTCAATTGGTGCAAAAATTTAATGCCCGAATTAAACCCAGTGTCGAAGGGGGTTTCCCTTCGACAAAATTAGAAAAGGAAAACGAAAAATACGGTTTTATTCAGGATGTTCGAAATCCCTTCTTTTATTGCCGAAGAGCCTCGAGAAAGATTTCGGTTTTGGGTGTACCCATAGGGGAGGGTTCTCCCATCCCAGTAGAACTTCCGGTCCAGTCGGGGTTATCTAGCCCGGACCAGCTTTTAAAAGAGATCATTCACCTGAGCAATCCTTGGGACCCTGAAGCCCTCAAAGCAGATATCATAGAAATTCCACTTGGTTTTAATTCGGAGGTGGAGGCTCTTAACACGCTTAAACAGAAACTGGATTTAAGACGAATTTACCTGCCATTGGCCTGCCGTGTGGACAGCCGCCTAACCCACCTGGAAAGGGCTTTTCCAGGAGTGCATAAATTAAATTTTGTGCTGGATGGTACTCTTTCCAAAGATCAATGGGAGGCATCGCTGCGTTCAACGATTCGGATGGCCAAAACCTTTCAAGTTCCCATCCAATGGGAAGTGGGTGAAGGGTCGGTTCCCGGGTTCCTTTCCCAAGGAGATAGAAAAGAGCTGTTGGGAATGGTGGCCACCTTTGAGAGATTGGCTTTTCTTTGTGAGGAGGAGGGCTTCCCTGATTTTCTATTTGCCTTGAATTGGCTGGATTTTATCGGGGCCCAACGTTTTTTGGTGGGCTTTTTAGCCGAAAAAAAAATGGATGTTCCCCTCACCCTACGGTATGTTTCCAATGTAAAAAGTGAAGCCTTGCTGCTGGATGGATCGGTCCAAATCGGGTCTTTGCTTTCAGACGGGATTGGGGATTTGATCACTCTGGGCGGGGGAGAGAAATCTTCCGATGCCTTGCGGTTCAGTTTCAACCTCCTTCAAGCCACTCGACTCAGACTGTCAAAAACAGATTTTATTTCTTGTCCTTCTTGTGGCCGGACGCTCTTTAACCTTCAAACCACTACCGAACGCATTAAAACCAAAATGTCACACCTTAAGGGGGTAAAGATTGCCATTATGGGGTGCATTGTGAATGGACCGGGGGAAATGGCTGATGCGGATTTTGGTTATATCGGATCTGGGCCCCAAAAAGTAGATCTTTATGTCGGAAAAGACCGTGTCAGAAAAAATGTTCCGGAGGAGAGGGCGGATGAAACACTCATTGAGTTAATTAAAGCCCAGGGAAAATGGGTTGATCCGGGATAGATAAAAAAGTGTAGGTTTAAAAAGACCGTCCTGGAGCCTTTTTCAAAAACGAATTAGATGAAAATGATGGAATTCAGGAAAGGAATTATATGAGTACCGTTCCTACACCAAAAACCCCTATGCCTGTGGAAATCGAACGCCTACCCGATCAAAGAATCCGGATAAAATGGACTGACGGTCATGAAGGCTTTTACCCCTCATTTTATTTGCGGAACCACTGCCGTTGTGCGGCTTGCGTGGATGAGTGGAGCGGGAAAAGATTAATCCAAGAAGGAAGTATCCCGGAAGATGTTAAACCTTTAAAAATCGAGGGGATCGGACGCTATGCCATTAAAGTGGAATGGAGTGATGGGCACAGTACAGGATTGTTTTCCTTTGACCTATTAAGAGCAATTTGCCCATGTGGAGCTTGCGGGGGAAAAGATTTTCATGGGGATCCTGGGGAAAGCCTTTTTCCTCATGAGGGATAGAGGGTATAAAAGGAAATGACTGGCTTTAGTTGTGGATCAATAGTTTTCTATTACGAGTCACCGTGGGTTTGGGTCTTAGGCCTCGGTTCCCGATAATCATATCGTCCAGAATTTCTCCACAAGTGAAGCAATGATAGGCATAGAAAAAAATTTGGCCTGTATCATCCTTAAGGTCTTCTAGCCGATCTTTAAACATGATCCCGGCACAGCGCGGGCATTTCATAGTGTTCCTCCTTATTTTTAAATTTCTTGGGTAAAACCAACCCCTTTTATCAACAATGACACTGTAACCAAAAAATAAGGTTGACACAATCCATCCTAAGGCCCATTTTTCTTAAAATTATGCCCTAGACTTATTTTTCGGATTAGGCCCTTGGACCCAGTTTCCATTAGGCCTTTGTGTAGAAATCTTTCCTTAAATCAGCATATTTCGCAGCGAGGCGTTGACAGAAGGTAAGCGGATTGCTATGATTTCCCAGGTTTTTTTCTTTTCTACCACAGTCTATTTTTCCGGAGAATAAAAATATGCAACGAACGGCGGTTGCCCTCATGTCGGGGGGACTGGATAGTACGCTGGCGGCAAAATTAATGTTGGATCAGGGAATTCGTGTGGAGGGACTTTTTCTCTCCAGTGCTTGGGGGTGTGATTCGGAGGTTCGGAAGGTGTGTGATGAGTTAAATATCCCCTTAACCATCGTGGATAAAGGAGAGGCTTATTTAGACCTGGTCCGCAACCCCAAGTATGGGTACGGGAAAAATATGAACCCTTGTATTGATTGTAGGATTTACATGTTTGAATTGGCCAAAAAAGTATTGTTGGAAAAACAAG
This DNA window, taken from Nitrospiria bacterium, encodes the following:
- a CDS encoding gamma-butyrobetaine hydroxylase-like domain-containing protein, whose amino-acid sequence is MSTVPTPKTPMPVEIERLPDQRIRIKWTDGHEGFYPSFYLRNHCRCAACVDEWSGKRLIQEGSIPEDVKPLKIEGIGRYAIKVEWSDGHSTGLFSFDLLRAICPCGACGGKDFHGDPGESLFPHEG
- the ispG gene encoding (E)-4-hydroxy-3-methylbut-2-enyl-diphosphate synthase, yielding MLDPLPYCENPFGYVRRKTRVVQVGDVGIGGDHPIRVQSMTITDTRDTQATVFQIKELVEVGCEIVRVTVPSLVEAENLKEIKALLRREGFKVPLVADIHFTPNAALKAVEFVEKVRINPGNFADRKRFEQREYTDREYEQELERLENQFKPLVLKAKTYGVALRIGTNHGSLSDRIMNRFGDTPEGMVESALEFVRICERHHFDQIVLSMKSSNPLVMIQTYRLLAARMAQENMDYPFHLGVTEAGDGEDGRVKSAIGIGSLLEDGIGDTIRVSLTEDPVAEVPVGFQLVQKFNARIKPSVEGGFPSTKLEKENEKYGFIQDVRNPFFYCRRASRKISVLGVPIGEGSPIPVELPVQSGLSSPDQLLKEIIHLSNPWDPEALKADIIEIPLGFNSEVEALNTLKQKLDLRRIYLPLACRVDSRLTHLERAFPGVHKLNFVLDGTLSKDQWEASLRSTIRMAKTFQVPIQWEVGEGSVPGFLSQGDRKELLGMVATFERLAFLCEEEGFPDFLFALNWLDFIGAQRFLVGFLAEKKMDVPLTLRYVSNVKSEALLLDGSVQIGSLLSDGIGDLITLGGGEKSSDALRFSFNLLQATRLRLSKTDFISCPSCGRTLFNLQTTTERIKTKMSHLKGVKIAIMGCIVNGPGEMADADFGYIGSGPQKVDLYVGKDRVRKNVPEERADETLIELIKAQGKWVDPG